From the genome of Staphylococcus haemolyticus, one region includes:
- a CDS encoding ACT domain-containing protein: MKRILHLKVTDQVSTLNRITSAFVRLQYNINELTVKPSQEKGISDMQITADIEDEAIFKILIAKLKKQVSVLEVQDISQN; the protein is encoded by the coding sequence ATGAAACGAATTTTACATTTAAAAGTAACCGATCAAGTGAGCACATTAAACAGAATTACAAGTGCATTCGTTAGACTACAATATAATATTAATGAATTAACAGTTAAACCATCTCAAGAAAAAGGTATCTCTGATATGCAAATTACTGCAGATATTGAAGATGAAGCTATATTTAAAATTTTAATTGCGAAGTTAAAAAAACAAGTCAGTGTACTCGAAGTTCAAGATATTAGTCAGAACTGA
- the ilvC gene encoding ketol-acid reductoisomerase, with translation MTKVYYDQSVEKDALQGKKIAIIGYGSQGHAHAQNLKDNGYDVIVGIRPGHSFDKAKEDGFDVYPVAEAVKQADIIMVLLPDEIQGNVYKNEIEPNLEAGNALAFAHGFNIHFEVIKPPKDVDVFLVAPKGPGHLVRRTFVEGTAVPALFGVQQDATGQARDISLSYAKGIGATRAGVIETTFKEETETDLFGEQAVLCGGIHKLIQSGFETLVEAGYQKELAYFEVLHEMKLIVDLMYEGGMENVRYSISNTAEYGDYVSGPRVITPDVKDNMKSVLKDIQNGNFANSFVKDNENGFKEFYKLREQQHGHEIEAVGRELRKMMPFIKSKSIQK, from the coding sequence ATGACTAAAGTTTATTACGATCAATCAGTTGAGAAAGATGCATTACAAGGTAAAAAAATTGCAATTATCGGTTACGGTTCACAAGGACACGCGCATGCACAAAACCTTAAAGACAACGGTTATGACGTTATTGTTGGTATTCGCCCTGGTCATTCTTTTGATAAAGCTAAAGAAGATGGCTTCGATGTTTATCCAGTTGCAGAAGCTGTTAAACAAGCAGATATCATCATGGTGTTATTGCCAGATGAAATCCAAGGAAATGTCTATAAAAATGAAATTGAACCTAACTTAGAAGCTGGAAATGCCCTAGCATTTGCGCATGGTTTTAATATCCACTTTGAAGTTATCAAACCACCTAAAGATGTGGATGTCTTCTTAGTAGCTCCTAAAGGACCTGGTCATTTAGTAAGACGTACCTTTGTTGAAGGAACTGCCGTACCAGCACTATTTGGTGTACAACAAGATGCTACTGGTCAAGCACGCGATATTTCATTAAGTTATGCGAAAGGTATCGGAGCTACGCGTGCAGGTGTAATTGAAACAACATTTAAAGAAGAAACTGAAACAGATTTATTCGGTGAGCAAGCAGTACTTTGTGGTGGTATTCATAAATTAATCCAAAGTGGCTTTGAAACTTTAGTTGAAGCAGGCTATCAAAAAGAATTAGCATACTTCGAAGTATTACATGAAATGAAGTTAATTGTTGATTTAATGTATGAAGGCGGTATGGAGAACGTTCGTTACTCAATTTCTAACACTGCAGAGTATGGTGACTATGTTTCAGGACCTAGAGTCATCACTCCTGATGTTAAAGACAATATGAAATCAGTATTAAAAGATATTCAAAATGGTAATTTTGCAAATAGCTTTGTTAAAGACAATGAAAATGGCTTTAAAGAATTCTATAAATTACGTGAACAACAACACGGTCATGAAATCGAAGCAGTTGGTCGCGAATTAAGAAAAATGATGCCATTCATTAAATCTAAAAGTATTCAAAAATAA
- the ilvA gene encoding threonine ammonia-lyase IlvA — MTVKTTLNAKDVDNAYLRIKDVVKETPLQFDLYLSQKYDCNVYLKREDLQWVRSFKLRGAYNAISVLTSEAKEKGITCASAGNHAQGVAYTAKALNLKAVIFMPVTTPLQKVNQVKFFGSKNVKIILTGDTFDDCLKEALIYTEQNHMTFIDPFNNVDTIAGQGTLAKEILNQSSNDSITFDYLFAAIGGGGLISGISTYMNQYSPQTKIIGVEPSGASSMYESVVVQNKIVTLDHIDKFVDGASVARVGDITYDIAKKFVDDYIQVDEGAVCSTILDMYSKQAIVAEPAGALSVSALEQYKEKIKGKTVVCVVSGGNNDINRMKEIEERSLLYEEMKHYFILNFPQRPGALKEFVNDVLGPQDDITKFEYLKKTSQNTGTVIIGIQLKNHDDLNQLKINVHDFDPSNIYINENKMLYSLLI, encoded by the coding sequence ATGACTGTGAAGACAACTTTAAATGCTAAAGATGTAGATAATGCATACTTAAGAATAAAAGATGTTGTTAAAGAGACACCTTTACAATTCGATCTCTATCTTTCTCAAAAATATGACTGTAATGTGTATTTAAAAAGAGAAGACTTACAATGGGTTCGCTCTTTCAAACTTAGAGGTGCATATAATGCAATTTCTGTTCTAACAAGTGAAGCTAAAGAAAAAGGTATTACATGCGCAAGTGCTGGAAATCATGCTCAAGGTGTTGCTTATACTGCTAAAGCATTAAATTTAAAAGCTGTGATTTTCATGCCTGTTACCACACCTCTTCAAAAGGTTAATCAAGTTAAATTTTTTGGTTCTAAAAACGTTAAAATCATATTAACTGGAGATACTTTTGATGATTGCCTAAAAGAAGCTTTAATTTATACTGAACAAAATCACATGACTTTTATCGACCCTTTTAATAATGTAGATACAATAGCTGGACAAGGAACATTAGCAAAAGAAATTTTGAATCAATCAAGTAATGATTCAATTACGTTCGATTATCTATTTGCTGCTATTGGTGGTGGAGGTTTGATTTCAGGAATTAGCACTTATATGAATCAATATAGTCCACAAACTAAAATTATTGGTGTCGAACCCTCTGGCGCTAGTAGCATGTACGAATCAGTTGTTGTCCAAAACAAAATAGTGACACTTGATCATATTGACAAATTTGTAGATGGTGCTTCTGTGGCACGAGTTGGTGATATCACTTATGATATAGCTAAGAAATTTGTAGACGATTATATTCAAGTAGATGAAGGTGCTGTTTGTTCAACTATTTTAGATATGTACTCTAAACAAGCCATTGTTGCTGAACCAGCAGGTGCATTAAGTGTTTCAGCATTAGAGCAATATAAAGAAAAAATTAAAGGTAAGACAGTAGTATGTGTAGTTAGTGGTGGTAATAACGATATTAATCGAATGAAAGAAATTGAAGAACGTTCATTACTTTACGAGGAGATGAAACATTACTTTATTCTTAACTTTCCTCAACGTCCTGGTGCATTAAAGGAATTTGTTAACGATGTATTAGGACCTCAGGATGATATAACTAAGTTTGAATATTTAAAGAAAACTTCTCAAAACACTGGTACTGTCATTATCGGTATTCAACTTAAGAATCATGATGATCTTAACCAACTAAAAATTAATGTTCATGATTTTGATCCATCAAATATTTATATTAATGAGAATAAAATGTTATACTCACTTTTAATTTGA
- the ilvB gene encoding biosynthetic-type acetolactate synthase large subunit: MDYSKQTSLKEDSDLDANNNFRSGSELLVEALLHEDVDFIFGYPGGAVLPLYDTFYDGKIKHILARHEQGATHAAEGYARVSGKTGVVVVTSGPGATNAITGITDAYCDSLPLVVFTGQVATPGIGKDTFQEADLLSMTTPITKANFQVKNVNDIPRIVHEAFYLANSGRKGPVVIDFPKDMGVLKTSAPLVNEVDLPAYDVTVNPKDKDISQLIQYLDNAKQPLILAGAGINHSQSNELLTQFVTKHQIPVATTLLGLGAIPYDNPLFLGMGGMHGSYASNMALTECDLLINLGSRFDDRLASNPNEFAPHATVVHVDIDESEINKVISTDLGIVADCKKVLEALSQRFTNKTSHEHWVNHCIENKHKHPFKYKKTDDTFCKPQEAIEYIGKITNGEAIVTTDVGQHQMWAAQFYPFKHHGQWVTSGGLGTMGFGIPSAIGAQLAEPDKTVICFVGDGGFQMTNQEIALLPEYGLNVKIVLINNGTLGMVKQWQDKFFNHRFSHSVFNDQPDFMKMAEAYGVKGFLIDHPNKLTKTLDSAFNYSGPALIEVRISPTEPVNPMIPSGKANHEMEGLE; this comes from the coding sequence ATGGACTATTCAAAACAGACTAGTCTAAAAGAAGATAGTGATTTAGACGCAAATAATAATTTCAGATCCGGTTCAGAACTTTTAGTAGAGGCATTATTACATGAAGATGTTGATTTCATATTCGGTTATCCTGGTGGCGCAGTTTTACCATTATATGACACTTTCTATGATGGGAAAATTAAACACATCTTAGCAAGACATGAACAAGGTGCTACTCACGCTGCAGAAGGTTATGCAAGAGTATCTGGCAAAACTGGTGTAGTGGTTGTAACAAGTGGTCCTGGCGCTACAAATGCGATTACCGGTATAACAGATGCGTACTGTGATTCCCTCCCCTTAGTAGTATTCACTGGACAAGTAGCAACACCAGGAATTGGTAAAGACACTTTTCAAGAAGCAGATTTACTTTCTATGACTACACCAATTACAAAAGCTAATTTCCAAGTTAAAAATGTAAATGATATTCCAAGAATCGTTCATGAAGCATTTTACTTAGCAAATTCTGGACGCAAAGGCCCTGTAGTTATAGATTTTCCTAAAGATATGGGTGTACTTAAAACATCTGCACCACTTGTAAATGAAGTGGACTTACCGGCATATGATGTCACTGTAAATCCTAAAGATAAAGATATTAGTCAATTAATTCAATATTTAGATAATGCAAAGCAACCACTTATCTTAGCAGGCGCTGGCATTAATCATTCACAATCTAATGAATTATTAACTCAATTTGTAACTAAACATCAAATTCCAGTAGCTACTACACTTTTAGGTCTGGGAGCTATTCCTTATGACAATCCACTATTTCTAGGTATGGGAGGTATGCATGGCTCCTATGCAAGTAATATGGCTTTAACCGAATGTGATTTATTAATTAATTTAGGTAGTCGGTTTGATGATAGATTAGCAAGTAATCCTAATGAATTTGCTCCTCATGCAACCGTAGTTCATGTGGATATTGATGAATCAGAAATTAACAAGGTGATTTCGACTGACTTAGGGATAGTTGCTGACTGTAAAAAAGTACTCGAAGCTTTATCTCAAAGATTTACAAATAAAACTTCCCATGAACACTGGGTTAACCATTGTATTGAAAATAAGCACAAACATCCTTTTAAATATAAAAAAACTGATGACACATTTTGCAAACCTCAAGAAGCTATTGAATATATCGGAAAAATTACAAACGGTGAAGCTATAGTTACTACTGATGTTGGTCAACATCAAATGTGGGCAGCTCAATTTTATCCATTCAAACATCATGGTCAATGGGTTACTAGCGGTGGTTTAGGTACTATGGGATTTGGTATTCCATCAGCTATCGGTGCTCAATTAGCTGAACCTGATAAAACAGTTATTTGCTTTGTTGGTGATGGTGGTTTTCAAATGACAAATCAGGAAATAGCGTTACTGCCTGAATACGGACTCAACGTAAAAATCGTTCTAATCAATAATGGCACATTAGGTATGGTTAAACAGTGGCAAGACAAATTCTTTAACCACCGATTCTCTCATTCAGTATTTAATGATCAACCTGACTTCATGAAGATGGCAGAAGCATATGGTGTTAAAGGTTTCTTAATTGATCATCCAAATAAACTAACTAAAACACTTGATTCAGCATTTAATTATAGTGGACCTGCGCTAATCGAAGTTAGAATCTCACCTACTGAACCAGTTAATCCTATGATCCCAAGTGGCAAAGCGAACCATGAAATGGAGGGGTTAGAATGA
- the leuD gene encoding 3-isopropylmalate dehydratase small subunit, which yields MDIQPITTYTGKVVPLFNDNIDTDQIIPKVHLKRITKSGFGPFAFDEWRYLPDGTNNPDFNPNKPEFSGATILITGDNFGCGSSREHAAWALKDYGFNIIIAGSFSDIFFMNCTKNGMLPITLGENERKYLASQKEITIDLPNQTVSANDKSFNFQIDETWKHKLVNGLDDIAITLEYEDLIEQYENKNKG from the coding sequence ATGGATATCCAACCTATTACAACCTATACAGGAAAAGTTGTACCATTGTTTAATGACAATATTGATACTGACCAAATTATTCCCAAAGTACATCTTAAACGAATAACTAAAAGTGGTTTCGGTCCATTTGCATTTGACGAATGGAGATACCTTCCTGATGGTACAAATAATCCAGATTTTAATCCTAATAAACCTGAATTCTCTGGTGCTACTATTTTGATTACTGGTGACAATTTTGGTTGTGGTTCAAGTCGTGAACATGCTGCGTGGGCTTTAAAAGATTATGGATTCAATATTATTATAGCTGGTAGCTTTAGTGACATATTCTTTATGAATTGTACAAAAAATGGCATGTTACCTATTACTTTAGGTGAAAACGAAAGAAAATATTTAGCTTCTCAAAAAGAAATTACCATTGATTTACCAAATCAAACTGTTTCAGCTAATGATAAATCATTTAACTTTCAAATTGATGAAACATGGAAACATAAATTAGTTAATGGTTTAGATGATATAGCCATAACATTAGAATATGAAGATTTAATTGAACAATATGAAAATAAGAATAAAGGTTGA
- the leuC gene encoding 3-isopropylmalate dehydratase large subunit, with amino-acid sequence MGQTLFDKVWNKHVLTGNEGEPQLLYIDLHLIHEVTSPQAFEGLRLQNRKLRRPDLTFATLDHNVPTIDIFNIKDEIANKQITTLQKNAKEFGVQLFDMGSVEQGIVHMVGPETGLTQPGKTIVCGDSHTATHGAFGAIAFGIGTSEVEHVFATQTLWQTKPKNLKIDVTGQLPKGVYAKDIILYLISQYGVDFGTGYAIEFTGETIRSLSMEARMTICNMAIEAGAKYGLMQPDEMTFAYVKDRKYARNFDRSINDWRQLYTDADAKFDKVIKLDVTNLEPQVTWGTNPEMGVSFNTPFPKIKNINDERAYQYMGLKPGQKAEDIDLGYVFLGSCTNARLSDLVEASRIVKGKQVHPKITAIVVPGSRSVKKEAEALGLDKIFKDAGFQWREPGCSMCLGMNPDQVPEGIHCASTSNRNFEGRQGKGARTHLVSPAMAAAAAIEGRFVDVRKVVV; translated from the coding sequence ATGGGACAAACGTTATTCGATAAAGTTTGGAATAAACATGTTTTAACCGGGAATGAAGGTGAACCTCAATTATTATATATTGATTTACACTTAATTCATGAAGTGACTTCTCCACAAGCTTTCGAAGGTTTAAGACTTCAAAATCGTAAATTGAGACGCCCTGATTTAACATTTGCAACTTTAGATCATAATGTTCCTACAATAGATATTTTTAATATTAAAGATGAAATTGCGAACAAACAAATTACTACACTTCAAAAGAATGCAAAGGAATTTGGTGTTCAATTATTTGATATGGGTTCTGTTGAACAAGGTATTGTTCACATGGTAGGTCCAGAAACAGGTCTCACTCAACCTGGAAAAACAATCGTTTGTGGTGATTCACATACTGCCACGCATGGGGCCTTTGGTGCAATCGCATTTGGTATAGGGACAAGTGAAGTTGAACATGTATTTGCTACTCAAACACTTTGGCAAACTAAACCTAAAAATTTAAAGATAGACGTTACAGGTCAGTTACCAAAAGGCGTCTATGCGAAAGATATTATCTTGTATCTTATTAGTCAATATGGTGTTGATTTTGGTACTGGTTACGCTATTGAATTTACAGGTGAAACGATTAGATCTCTGTCTATGGAAGCTAGAATGACTATCTGCAACATGGCCATTGAAGCTGGTGCTAAATATGGATTGATGCAACCAGATGAAATGACATTTGCTTATGTCAAAGACAGAAAATATGCTCGAAATTTTGACCGTTCTATCAATGATTGGCGTCAATTATATACTGATGCCGATGCTAAATTTGATAAAGTTATCAAACTTGATGTTACAAATTTAGAACCTCAAGTTACATGGGGAACAAATCCTGAAATGGGTGTTAGTTTTAATACACCTTTTCCAAAAATTAAAAATATTAATGATGAACGCGCTTATCAATATATGGGCTTAAAACCAGGCCAAAAAGCTGAAGATATCGATTTAGGTTATGTGTTCTTAGGTTCTTGTACCAATGCAAGATTATCAGACTTAGTAGAAGCTAGTCGAATCGTTAAGGGTAAACAAGTCCATCCAAAAATCACTGCAATCGTTGTACCTGGCTCTCGCTCAGTTAAAAAAGAAGCTGAAGCATTGGGTTTGGACAAAATATTTAAAGATGCAGGATTTCAATGGAGAGAACCAGGTTGTTCAATGTGTTTAGGTATGAATCCTGATCAAGTACCCGAAGGCATACACTGTGCCTCTACGAGCAATCGTAACTTTGAAGGAAGACAAGGTAAAGGCGCTAGAACGCATCTAGTGTCCCCTGCTATGGCTGCTGCAGCGGCTATTGAAGGAAGATTCGTAGATGTTAGAAAGGTGGTTGTTTAG
- a CDS encoding 2-isopropylmalate synthase — MESHIQIFDTTLRDGEQTPGVNFSFDERLKIAKQLETWGVDILEAGFPASSAGSFKSVQAISNTLTKTAVCGLARCKKSDIDAVYEATKDAVKPVIHVFIATSPIHLTHKLKMTQQQVLESIKEHVSYAKQYFDVVQFSPEDATRTDTDFLIKCVQMAVDCGATIINIPDTVGYSYPNEYGRIFKTLIENINSKQDITYSAHCHDDLGMAVANSLAAIENGAKRIEGTVNGIGERAGNTAIEELALALYVRKDHYGNETRLKLSETKNTSDIISRYAGIRVPRNKAIVGQNAFSHESGIHQDGVLKNPETYEIMTPQLVGISKNDLPLGKLSGKHAFAEKLKSLGYDIEPQNQAELFKQFKAIADKKKSVTDRDIHAIIQGTEHEQNAIYQVDTLQLQFVSNGLQSAVVVIKDKNGNIYQDSSIGTGSIVAIYNAVDRIFKHKSELIDYRIESVTEGTDAQAEVHVSLTIEGQPVNGIGIDHDVLYASCKAYVEAHAKYASEINKKEGNH; from the coding sequence ATGGAAAGCCATATTCAAATTTTTGATACAACATTAAGAGACGGTGAACAAACACCTGGAGTTAACTTTTCTTTTGACGAGCGATTAAAGATTGCCAAACAGTTAGAAACATGGGGTGTAGATATACTTGAAGCAGGTTTTCCCGCTTCAAGTGCAGGTAGCTTTAAGTCTGTTCAAGCTATATCAAATACTTTAACTAAAACAGCTGTATGTGGGTTAGCACGCTGTAAAAAATCAGATATCGATGCTGTTTATGAAGCTACAAAAGATGCTGTAAAACCAGTTATTCACGTTTTTATAGCAACTTCACCCATTCACTTAACTCATAAACTCAAAATGACTCAACAACAGGTCTTGGAATCAATTAAAGAGCACGTCAGTTATGCCAAACAATACTTTGATGTCGTTCAATTTTCACCTGAGGATGCCACAAGAACTGATACAGATTTCTTAATAAAATGTGTACAGATGGCAGTAGACTGTGGTGCTACAATCATTAACATCCCAGATACAGTCGGTTATAGTTATCCAAATGAATATGGTCGAATTTTTAAAACCTTGATTGAGAACATTAACTCTAAACAAGACATTACTTATAGTGCACATTGTCATGATGATTTAGGAATGGCAGTTGCTAATAGTCTGGCTGCTATTGAAAATGGTGCCAAACGAATCGAAGGAACAGTAAATGGCATCGGTGAACGAGCGGGCAATACTGCCATAGAAGAATTAGCTTTAGCACTATATGTCCGTAAAGATCACTATGGTAATGAAACACGATTGAAACTATCAGAAACAAAAAATACTTCTGATATTATATCTCGCTATGCTGGTATACGCGTTCCTAGAAATAAAGCCATTGTTGGTCAAAATGCTTTTAGTCATGAGTCTGGCATTCACCAAGATGGTGTTTTAAAAAATCCAGAAACTTATGAAATCATGACGCCACAACTTGTTGGTATTAGTAAAAATGATTTACCTCTTGGTAAACTATCAGGTAAACACGCTTTTGCTGAAAAATTAAAATCTTTAGGATACGATATTGAACCACAAAATCAAGCTGAATTATTTAAACAATTCAAAGCCATTGCTGATAAAAAGAAAAGTGTAACTGATCGAGATATACATGCGATTATCCAAGGTACTGAACATGAGCAAAATGCAATTTATCAAGTTGATACACTTCAATTGCAGTTTGTTTCCAATGGTTTACAAAGTGCTGTTGTCGTTATAAAAGATAAAAATGGTAATATTTATCAAGATTCAAGTATAGGAACTGGGTCAATTGTGGCTATATATAATGCAGTTGATCGCATTTTTAAACATAAAAGTGAACTCATTGATTACCGTATTGAATCTGTCACTGAAGGTACCGACGCTCAAGCAGAAGTACATGTTTCATTAACTATTGAAGGTCAACCTGTTAATGGTATTGGTATTGATCATGATGTGTTATATGCCTCTTGCAAAGCATATGTAGAAGCACATGCTAAATACGCTAGTGAAATTAACAAAAAGGAAGGTAATCACTAA
- the leuB gene encoding 3-isopropylmalate dehydrogenase: MTYNIVALPGDGIGPEILSGTLELLELISKKYKFDYQLTSYDFGGAAIDSHGVPLPDDTLNACKNADAILLGAVGGPQWTDPNNRPEQGLLALRKSLGLFANIRPTKVTEGTSHFSPIKESRVKGTDFIIVRELTSGLYFGEPRHIDNQSALDSLTYTKKEIERIAMVAFELASQRKKKLTSVDKENVLATSKLWRKTINEISHEFPDVKVNHLLVDACSMQLISQPTNFDVIVTENLFGDILSDEASTIPGSLGLSPSASFSLEGPRLYEPIHGSAPDIANQNLANPFGMILSLAMCLRESFNFEDAASELEQAVYQLIKDGKTTKDLNGHYTTSDIFNELKKNY; encoded by the coding sequence ATGACTTATAATATTGTAGCTTTGCCTGGTGATGGAATAGGACCAGAAATCTTAAGTGGTACGTTAGAATTATTAGAACTAATCAGTAAAAAATATAAATTTGATTATCAATTAACGTCTTATGATTTTGGAGGTGCAGCCATAGATTCGCATGGTGTTCCCCTTCCTGATGATACTTTAAATGCTTGTAAAAATGCTGACGCAATTTTGTTGGGTGCTGTAGGTGGTCCTCAATGGACTGATCCTAATAATAGACCTGAGCAAGGATTATTAGCATTACGTAAATCTCTAGGTTTGTTCGCCAATATACGACCTACTAAAGTTACTGAGGGTACAAGTCATTTTTCTCCAATTAAAGAATCACGTGTCAAAGGAACGGATTTTATCATAGTGAGAGAATTAACTAGTGGCTTATATTTTGGTGAACCACGGCATATTGATAATCAAAGTGCACTAGACTCACTAACTTATACTAAAAAGGAAATTGAACGTATTGCAATGGTAGCTTTTGAATTAGCATCTCAAAGAAAGAAAAAATTAACGTCAGTTGATAAAGAAAATGTGTTAGCTACAAGTAAACTTTGGCGTAAAACTATTAATGAGATTAGTCATGAGTTTCCTGATGTTAAAGTGAATCATTTATTAGTTGATGCTTGTAGCATGCAGTTAATTTCCCAACCTACTAATTTTGATGTCATTGTTACTGAAAATCTATTTGGAGATATATTAAGTGATGAAGCTTCTACCATTCCAGGTTCATTAGGTTTATCACCTTCTGCAAGTTTTAGTTTAGAAGGACCAAGACTTTATGAACCTATTCATGGTTCAGCACCCGACATTGCAAATCAAAATCTAGCTAACCCATTTGGTATGATACTCTCGTTAGCCATGTGCTTACGTGAAAGTTTTAACTTTGAAGATGCGGCGTCTGAACTAGAACAGGCTGTATATCAACTTATTAAAGATGGTAAAACAACTAAAGATTTAAATGGGCACTATACTACATCAGATATATTCAATGAATTAAAAAAGAATTATTAA